A DNA window from Arachis duranensis cultivar V14167 chromosome 3, aradu.V14167.gnm2.J7QH, whole genome shotgun sequence contains the following coding sequences:
- the LOC127745621 gene encoding uncharacterized protein LOC127745621, with translation GDHIFLKVTPTTGVGRAIKAKKLNPRYIGPFQILERIGPVAYRMALPPHLSNLHDVFHVSQLRKYTPDASHVLEPESVQLREDLTLPVAPVRIDDTSIKRLRGKEVSLVKVAWSRGGVEEHTWELESEIRTDYPH, from the coding sequence ggagaccatattttccttaaggttactccgaccacgggagtaggtagggcgattaaagcaaagaagttgaatcctcgatacattggtccatttcagatcctaGAGAGGATTGGACCAGTGGcctatcggatggctctaccacctcatctttcgaacctgcacgacgtgtttcacgtgtcgcagcttcggaagtacactcctgatgctagccacgtgttggaacctgagtcggttcagttaagggaagatttgacgcttccagtggctccggtcagaattgatgatactagtatcaaacggttgcgcggaaaagaggtttcattagtcaaagtggcatggagtcgaggcggtgttgaggaacacacttgggaacttgagtcggagatccgaacggattatccgcac